In Euzebya sp., the DNA window GTGGCCGGCGGTCTGGGCCGTCGACAGGACCTCGGGACGCCCGTCGTCGAGCCAGCGGGTGAGGACGGCGATCGCCGGCAGGCCCAGCGGCACGAGCCGCTGCTTGTCCCCCTTGCCGTGCAGGCGGAGGGTGCGTCGCGGCACGTCGATGGCGTCGAGGTCGAGCGTGACCAGCTCGCTGACGCGCGCCCCGCTCGCGTACAGCAGCTCGAGGATCGCGGCGTCCCGCTGGGCGATCGGCCCCTCCCCCGCGGCGTGCCCGATCAGCGCGGCGACCTGGTCGGTCCGGAGCACCTTCGGCAGCCGCCGGTCGCTGCGCGGCGCGTCGAGCAGCGCCGCCGGGTCGGTGGTCACCAGGCCACGCCGTCGCGCCCAGGCGAAGAAGGTCCGCAGAGCCGCGCGCTTGCGCCCGATCGACGAGCGCGCCAGACCGTCTCGGCGGCGCTGGCCGATGAAGCGGCGGAGGACCTGGAGCGTCACCTCGTCCGGCTCGATCGCGAAGTCCGCGCTCCACGTCGCCAGCTCGCCGACGTCACGGCGGTAGGCGGCGACGGTGTTCGGGCTGAGGCCCCGCTCGTCGGCGAGGTGTCGGACGAACGCGGTCACGGCCCGATCCCACGCGGCCTCGGCGGGGTCGGCGGGGTCGGCGGGCACCGGTGCTCCTGATCGGGGTACGTCCTGGGGCGCCGGAGTGGCGGCGCGGGGTTCACCGTACGTCGCCGGGTGCCGCAGACCGTCGACCCCCTGCGTGCGGCCGCCAAGCGGAGTCGCCCCGTCCGCCGGCACACTCAGATCGCGCCGAACCTCGGCGTCAGCCGAGGAAGGCCCCGATCGCGCCGAACCTCGGTGCCGCGCCCGCTCGGGCCAGGCGCCGGTCAGCGGCGGACGACGCCGCTGTGGCGTTGGGTGACGAGACCGGCGTCCTCGAGGACGGACAGCGCGACGAGGACCTGCCGCGGCTCGAGGTCGACCGCCTGCGCGAGCGCTGACGGGGTGGCGGGGACGGTGCTGACGAGCTCGAGGACGGCACGGGCGTCCGGGGGCAGCGCATCCGGCACGTCCACCGCGGCACTGCGCGTCTGGGTAGCCGTGGTCCTGTCGTCCAGGCCCACCGCCGCCAGGACGTCGTCCGCGTCGCGGACGGGGATCGCGCCGTCGACCAGCAGCGCGAGGGTCCCCGCGGCGGCGCGGTTGGAGGGGCTCGAGGGCACCGCCATGACGTCACGGCCCAGGTCGCCGGCGAGCCCGGCGGTGTTGAGGGCCCCGCTGCGCGCACCCGCCTCCACCACGACGACGGCATCGGCCAGCCCGGCGAGGATCCGGTTGCGGGCCAGGAACTGCGACCGGTGGCGGATCCCGTGGCCCGGCGGGTACTCGCTGGCCACCGCGCCCCGGCGGGCGATCTCGGCGCGCAGCTCGTCGGTGTCCCGCGGGTAGTCGACGTCGTGCCCCGTGCCGAGCACCGCGACGGTGCGGCCCACCCGCAGCGCACCGCGGTGCGCCGCCTGGTCGATGCCGCGCGCGAGCCCGGAGACCACCCCGACGCCGGCGGCGGCCCACCCCTCCCCCAGCGCCTCGGCGATCCGGACCCCGTCGAGGCTGGGCGTCCGCGTCCCGACGACCGCCACCGCCGGTCCGTCGTCGAGCGCACCCCGGACCCAGAGCCACAGCGGCCCGCCCTGGGACCAGGTGGCGGCGAGACGGTCGGGCATGCCGTCACCACAGGTGATGAGCCGCGGGTCGCCGTCGCGGG includes these proteins:
- a CDS encoding DNA-processing protein DprA, with protein sequence MTPAERTATVAALLAEGLDLRDVGAVRRRLGMDATPEAVVAELARRRRLALPLTRPRDGDPRLITCGDGMPDRLAATWSQGGPLWLWVRGALDDGPAVAVVGTRTPSLDGVRIAEALGEGWAAAGVGVVSGLARGIDQAAHRGALRVGRTVAVLGTGHDVDYPRDTDELRAEIARRGAVASEYPPGHGIRHRSQFLARNRILAGLADAVVVVEAGARSGALNTAGLAGDLGRDVMAVPSSPSNRAAAGTLALLVDGAIPVRDADDVLAAVGLDDRTTATQTRSAAVDVPDALPPDARAVLELVSTVPATPSALAQAVDLEPRQVLVALSVLEDAGLVTQRHSGVVRR
- a CDS encoding tyrosine recombinase XerC, which produces MPADPADPAEAAWDRAVTAFVRHLADERGLSPNTVAAYRRDVGELATWSADFAIEPDEVTLQVLRRFIGQRRRDGLARSSIGRKRAALRTFFAWARRRGLVTTDPAALLDAPRSDRRLPKVLRTDQVAALIGHAAGEGPIAQRDAAILELLYASGARVSELVTLDLDAIDVPRRTLRLHGKGDKQRLVPLGLPAIAVLTRWLDDGRPEVLSTAQTAGHATCDEAVLLSRRGGRIDRTEVYRMVRARGLAAGVGHVTPHVLRHSYATHLLEGGADLRSVQELLGHAALATTQTYTHVSREHLREVYVQAHPRA